The region ACATTTCGGACGGATTATCTTCTGAAATAATTCACATCTGTAAACAATCAAAAGTGGGTTGTAATCTATATGAAGATAAATTGCCTTTAGATCCGCAGTTTATTTCTACCTGCGAAGAATTTAATATTGACAGTACAACAGTCGCTATTAACGGTGGTGAAGATTACGAACTTTTATTTACAATTGACATCAACGATTTTGACAAAATAAAAGGAAACCCGAATTTCTCTGTTATTGGTCACATGACAGAAGAAAACGAAGGAATTCATCTTGTAACCCGCGCCAACACCAAAATTGCTTTAAAAGCACGTGGATGGGACGCTCTTACCGAATAAATTTTTAAAAATTCCAATAAAAAAAATCCAAATTCCAATGCTTATAACTATTGGAATTTGGATTTTGTTTTTTGGAATTTCCTTGTTATTGGAATTTGGAATTTTCTAATTGGAATTTCTTTTTAAAAAAGCCCTTTACTCTTTGCTTCCCTAACCAGATCATCATCAGAACCACTTTTGATTTTCAATAATTCTTTCAGGTGTTTTTTTCTTTTGTCAATTGCATTCAAAGAAATAGGAATATTGATAAGCATCTCAGTAACAGATACGCCTTTCGCCAGATTAATTAATATTTGTTTGTCATATTGATCAATTTCTATAGCGTTATGAGTAGTCTGATTCAGCATTTTTACTACAGACTGACTGTAATATTTTTCACTTTTCATCACATTATCAAAAGCCAAAAGCAATTCATCAAATGTAAGATCATTTTTAATGATTAATCCGTTAGGCTGAATACTTCTGATTATAGTTTTAATTTTCAGCAATTCCGTGTACATGGTCAAAAGAATAATCTTGCAGGAAGGCATTTTCTTTGATAATAACTTTGCCAGGTCTTCTCCTGAAAAAATCTCTTTTTCTTCATAAGGCGGCATACTGATATCTAAAAAAGCGATATCAAATACTGTTGTGTTGGCGTTTTCAATTATATCATAGCCTGATTTACAATCATGCGCCTGGGAAATCAAAAACTCATATTGTTTTGGATTATAACGAGTTATGGCATTTTTATATCCTTCAATAATAAATGGATGATCATCTACTATTAAAATATTCTTTTTAACTAATTGTGGAACTGATGATGTTAAATCAAATGTCATTATGCTGCAGGTTATTATTTGGGTCCATTGGTATTTTTACAATAAGGATTGTTCCTTCTCCTTTGGCAGATTTTATAGTAACTGTTCCCTTACATTCTGTGGCCCTGTACTCAATATTGTGCAGACCAATTCCATTTTTAGTTTTATTGGTATTAAATCCGATTCCGTCATCTTCAATCGTTAACACCAAATCATCATTTTCTTTCCTGAACTCTACTTTAATAATATCAGCCTTGGCATACTTATTACAATTTTGAAGTCCTTCCTGAACGATACGATACAGATTGATTTTAACAATATTACTAATTAATTCCCATTTAACATCGGGATCTAAAGAGGTAATTAATTTAGAACTATAAGTAATTATCTGATTTTCAAATAGTTTATTAAGAATCGCAACAAAATTATTAATTAATTC is a window of Flavobacterium crocinum DNA encoding:
- a CDS encoding response regulator: MTFDLTSSVPQLVKKNILIVDDHPFIIEGYKNAITRYNPKQYEFLISQAHDCKSGYDIIENANTTVFDIAFLDISMPPYEEKEIFSGEDLAKLLSKKMPSCKIILLTMYTELLKIKTIIRSIQPNGLIIKNDLTFDELLLAFDNVMKSEKYYSQSVVKMLNQTTHNAIEIDQYDKQILINLAKGVSVTEMLINIPISLNAIDKRKKHLKELLKIKSGSDDDLVREAKSKGLF